The Manihot esculenta cultivar AM560-2 chromosome 8, M.esculenta_v8, whole genome shotgun sequence genomic interval GGAAATAATAGCTTCTTAGAAAAGATGATATTATAAGGAGTATTACCGTTTAGTATTATGAAGGGTATGCGGTTAATGAGGAAGCATGCAGTAGAGATAGCATCAGCTCAAAATTgcttaggaacttgcatttgaaacaaCAAAGCTTGAGCAGTCTCAAGGAAATGTTGATTCTTCCTTTCATCTATTCCATTTTAAGCGGGTGTATCAACATATGATGATTGGTAAAGAATATTATATTGAGTCATATAAGTCTGAAACGATTCTGACATATATATTCTTTAGCATTATCGCTTCGTAAAATTTACATATAAACTTTAAATTGAGTCTTGATTTCAGCACAAAAGGTAGAGAAATGAGAAAACACTTTCGAGTGatgcttcataaaataaatccaagtcattcTAGAGAAATTATCTACAAAAATGACAAAATATCTAAATCTAGTTTTAGATCCAATCGGACATGGTCCCCAAACATCCAaatgaactaattcaaaagGAGACTTGACTCGTTTATTGACTTTAGGACTTAAAGAACTTCGATGATGTTTGACAAAATGATACGACTTGCACTCCAGTGAAAATACCTCATGAAATTGAGGATATAACTTTTTCAAAACCGGTAAAGAATGATGTCCCAACTGACAATATGCTTCGAACGGAGATACGACACTGAGCAGGTAACAAACTGAGGCACCCATGTATCTAAAATGTAAAGACCCCCAGAGACATGTCATTTACTAATAATCTGCTTCATCATAAGACCTTGAATGAGACAatgttaaagaaaaaaaagagacaCAATACTTTAGGTCTTTGGTAAGTTTACtcacagaaattaaattaaaagcaaGATTACGTAAATTTAGCACAGATGATAAGATAATAGAAGAAGTAGGTTTAACAGTCTCAAACCTCTCAATATTATAGGTTGACCCATCAACTGTGATAACAGGAAATGGTGTTTTATGAGATCGAAAACTGGTGAAAATATGAGGATTACCTGTCATGGGATCTATGCCACCAGAATCAATTATCCATTTTTGTGAAGAgaaaataaggcaagttttacCTGTCTCAGCAATAGTAGCTACAGGAGTGAACTTACTACTTGTATCCATGTTAAGATTCACAACAAGAAGAGTACCACACAAAGGATCAAATGTTTAGACCCAAACAGTGCACAAAACCTACCTCAAATAGGAACAAAAAAATATAGACCCAAACAAGGCCTCCAAACAATAGCCATCATAATATCaaaaacagaaaagaaagtTATTATACTACTCGAAAAAAAGATCCTGTAATCAGTAAAGTCCGATGACAGAAAAGGTATTGAAGGATGGTTGAAAATGTCGAGGCGATGTTGGAGATGAAACAGGAGGTCCAACGAACATTCTATGCGCCTCCATTCCCCGGCACGTGAAATCTAAAGCAGAAACAATGAATGGCGCGTGAAATCTATAGTGGAAACAATGAACGGTGCATGAAATCCACTCGCTTGTTGCCTGGTCACCGGTCTTTAAGGATCGACTGGAAATCCTCTTGCGCTTCTTCCTAGAGTTGATGGTGAGATGAAATAGAATAACTGGACAATATTGTGTCttctttattaaaataagtGTGTTTATATATAGATGCAATTCTTAAAAATCatttatcaatttattaatataagttAGATTATGTTTacataattcttttaattatatataaatttttattaagataATTATGCTAGTATCTCTCCCTCTTCATCAAATTGCTTTGTTGATATTTATTGGCCGCAAATTAGCAACGAATCAACAAATTATAATTAGAACTTGTTTGAGATATAAATCTTTCATAAATTTGATAAAGCTCATCAAtggtttataatatattaataaattaaataataaaatattaaagacaGGTCATTTATCAAAACGTACTCCGAAACTTAGCCTAGTGAAAAGTACATCCTTGTAGTTTTATGAGGTTAAAGGTTGAACTCCGCCatcccctatttcaaaaaacaaaacaaaagtaAACAGAGTAACAATGTTACCATTGGTCTGCGCAAGTCTTTCTTTTAATTCCCGAATTTCTCAAATCAATATTACTAATAATAGAGAAATGTTACCGctacttattttttaaatgattgtccaaggcttttttttttattggtttaaaatataataattaatttattgaccGGGTCAGGTTTAATAATCTTGCTTGTCAGCATGGCCAGATAAAACGACGTAGTTACAAATGACGCTAAAGAGACAAACAGAAAAACTCCTGATACCACGTGGTCAAATAGGATCGAAGAACCTAATCCAGAACGGAAATCGCAGAGGATGATATCAATATACTAATATATGTGAATTTTTTTAGAAACAAAAAATAAAGGGGTGAAATCAAAACCAACGGTGTTGATAAACTTCAGTGTCTGATCTGAGTCGTCTCCTATCTCCTCTTTTCTCCAGCGTCCGATCCCCTATCTCCTCCCAATCCGATCCTTCATATTCTCTCGCGCCCTTTTACAAATCTCTCCTAAGGTAATTTCCCCCTCTCTTGCTACAcccgctctctctctctcccctcaTCCACTTTTCACTTCTCTTGCTCTCTCTCCCTCTACTATTTCTCTTCATTAACGATGATTTTCGTTGATTTCTGTTGTGAGCTAGGGTTTGAAGATGGCGGCGGAGGCACCACCGATGAGTCCAGGCCGAGGTAGCCACGAGACTGGTGAGCAGAGCCCCCGCTCCAACTCCAACTCTAATGTCCGTGAACAAGATAGGTATCTTCCGATTGCTAATATTAGCCGGATCATGAAGAAGGCTATTCCTGCTAATGGAAAGATCGCCAAAGATGCCAAGGAGACTGTTCAGGAATGTGTCTCTGAGTTCATCAGCTTCATCACTAgcgagtatttttttttttcattttttttttaaagctcTCTTTGTGCTTGTTAGTGAAATTGGATTTAGTTCTGGTCATTTTTGGAGATTCAGTGGTTGATTAATTTGTAGGGCGAGTGACAAGTGccaaagagagaagagaaagacgCTCAACGGTGATGATTTACTGTGGGCCATGGGGACGTTAGGGTTTGAGGATTACATTGATCCGCTTAAGGTTTACCTGTCTCGATACAGAGAGGTCAACTTGAActtcactcttttttttttttttccttttcctttttaccTGTTTGAATGATTCTGGCTttagacaaaagaaaaaaaaaagaagattctGGCTGCATTTTCTTTTTTGTCGTTTTTAGTTTATAATAACATGAAAATTGTTGCAGCCAGATAGTTTTTTGGGATTCCTTTTCTTTGTTGTTTATTTGATAGGGCTATTAATTTCTAATCCTGATTTGTCTGGTTTAATTTCCCAGCATgagattattgtaaaatattttagGTACTAATTGGtgtatttttgttgttgttttattGGGTTGAATGGATTATGCAGAtggaggtatgttgattttctTTCCccgtaaatttttttctttttttaaaaaaattgatattctTTTTGgggtaaattttgatttttgaaaacTGGGATCTGTAAACTGTGGTGTTTGACAGGTTGACGCCAAGGGTTCGGTAAAAGGTGGCGAAACGTCTGTTAAGAAAGATTTTCAATCGAGTTCAAATGTCCAGGTGAAATTAAACTTTATTTCACGGAGATTCCTTTTTCACATCATATACGTCTTATTGTTTATCGTCTTATTGTTTatcgatttaaatttatatgtgaGATATATCATCTTATTTGGGAAAATTTGGTATGA includes:
- the LOC110620485 gene encoding nuclear transcription factor Y subunit B-10 isoform X2 → MAAEAPPMSPGRGSHETGEQSPRSNSNSNVREQDRYLPIANISRIMKKAIPANGKIAKDAKETVQECVSEFISFITSEASDKCQREKRKTLNGDDLLWAMGTLGFEDYIDPLKVYLSRYREMEVDAKGSVKGGETSVKKDFQSSSNVQISHQGSFSQGVVYANSQVQHMMVPMQGAE
- the LOC110620485 gene encoding nuclear transcription factor Y subunit B-8 isoform X1 translates to MAAEAPPMSPGRGSHETGEQSPRSNSNSNVREQDRYLPIANISRIMKKAIPANGKIAKDAKETVQECVSEFISFITSEASDKCQREKRKTLNGDDLLWAMGTLGFEDYIDPLKVYLSRYREMEVDAKGSVKGGETSVKKDFQSSSNVQISHQGSFSQGVVYANSQLQVQHMMVPMQGAE